The DNA sequence AATCAACTTAATGCAAAACTTGATAAAAAAGCTGTGTTTAGAATTGGCGCTGAATTCGAATACGTACTTCCTTACAATAAAAACAAATGGAGTGTTTTTATCAACCCGACGTATCAAAAATATCAGAATGAAAAAGACTATGGAGTTCCGAGTCCTTTTATCACCTTTCCAAATGTAGAATACACTATAAAAGCCAGTTATAGCTCATTGCAACTACCAATTGGTATACGCCATTATATGTTTTTAAACGAAAATTCAAAAATTTTCATTAATTATTCGTACACCATAGACGTCAGCAGCAAAACAGATATAACTTACACTAACAAAACGGCAAGCAACGCTTCGGGGAGTTTCACAGGAGATTTCGCAAAAAACTCAGCGTTGGGAATCGGTTATAATTTCAAAAATAAATTCTCAGCTGAAATAAGATTTAATACAAAAAAAGAATTAGTTAATTACACCTATCATTCAGCAAAATACAATGCAATAGATTTCATATTTGCCTATACTATTTTTTAGTAAGCAATAAAATTATTCGACCTCTAGGTGATGCAAATGAATTAAAATTCTTAATTCATTTGCATCACCTTTTTTTTAAACCATTTGCATAAAAACAAAGATTACCAATTTCAAAACAAACAAAAACTTCGCACCTTCCCTACTTTGCACCTTTAAACCAAAATAGTATATTTACAAAATGGTATTAGTAACAGGAGGAACAGGTCTGGTAGGCTCACATTTAGCACTTCATTTAATTGAAAATGGAGAAACTGTACGAGCAATATATAGAAATCCAAACAAAATTGAGAAAACAAAAGCTGTTTTTGAATTATACAAAAAAGCCGATTTATTTGAGAAAATAGAATGGTTGGAGGCTGATATTCTTGACATTCCTTCATTAGAGATTGCTTTTATCGGCATTGAATATGTTTACCACTGTGCCGCATTTATTTCGCTTGATCCAAAAGACGAAGATTTACTGCGAAAAACCAATATTGAAGGAACTGCCAATATGGTTAATTTTTCGATTGCGAAACAAATAAAAAAATTCTGTTTTGTGAGTTCAATAGCCGCTTTAGGAGATCTGGCCGCCCATGAAACCACCATTACCGAAGAAACAGAATGGAATCCTGAGAAACCACACAGCGATTATGCAATTTCAAAATATGGTGCCGAAATGGAAGTCTGGCGTGGACTTCAGGAAGGCTTAGAAGTCATCATTTTAAATCCGGGAGTAATCTTAGGACCAATTCCAACTACAAAAACAAGCGAGCAGGGAAGCGCTGAATTTTACACCAGAGTTGCCAAAGGCCTCCCTTTCTATACCCTTGGAAGTACCGGGTTTATTACTGTAAATGATGTAGTAAAAATTGCTTTTGAATTAATGAAAAGCAGCATCAAAAATGAGCGTTTTACGCTGATTGCCGAAAATATCGTATTTCGAGATATCCTCAACACTATAGCCGACAGCTTAAAAGTAAAAAGACCGAATATCCACGCGAAACCAATATTATTAACTATAGCCTGGCTAGCAGACGGGATATTTTCAACTTTGTTTTTCAAAAAAAGAAGCATCACCAAAGCCACTTTGAAAGCTTCTTATTCCAAAAATCTGTATAGTAATGAAAAAACAAAAACCGCTCTGGGAACGGTTTTTCTGGATGTACACCAATATGTAAAAGACGTTTCTAAGTTATAAAACTATCTTGTTTGCCTTATTCTTCTTGCATGCATCGCCGTTTTTATCGAATCAATATTCGCTTTAGCCGGCATTGCTTCTTTAAGTTCAGGATTCAATTTTCTCAATTTTTCTTCCTGCTTTTTCTTCTTAATGGCTTTCTTCTCGTCTATTTTAGCCAATGAATCTGCTGCTCTTTGATTTTTCTCCAAGCGCTTGGCAATTGCATCAAACATATCTTTATACCCTTCGTAATCTGCTGCGTAATAAATATTACTTTGCGCAAACTGCAGACTATCTACTTTATATTTCTGCAAAACAAACCTTTTTTGATTCGCATCAATCGAGTCTAAGGATAACGGATGTTGGTATTTTACAGCTTCCAAAATAGACAAATCATACATAATATCAAGCATCTTTTCTTTCTCAATAAGCCCTTTGGGTTGTTTTACCAACTCTTTTTCGCAGCTCACCGAAAGAAACAAAACCAATGTTAGTATTATAAAATTCTTCATCTATACTTTTTTATCTGTCAAACAATAATCTTTTTCCATTGCGAAGGTCTTTCACCTTAAAGTTATTGTAAACCAGTTCTCCGTTTACAAAAGTATGTGTGATTCTTGATCTGAAAACAAAGCCTTCAAATGGAGACCAGCCGCATTTTGCTAAAATATTGTCCGCATTCACACTCCATGGCAAGCTTGGATTCACGATAACTAAATCGGCAAAATAACCTTCTTTTATAAAACCTCTTTTCTCGATTTTGAAAATCTTAGCCGGATTATGACACATTTTTTCAACGATCTTTTCAATAGAGATTTTCCCTTGATGATGCGCCTCAAACATAGCCACAACAGCATGTTGAACCAATGGCCCACCGGAAGGTGCATTTAGGTAAGGTTGTTTTTTCTCTTCTTTTGTATGTGGAGCGTGATCTGTAGCAATTACATCGATACGACCATCATTTAAAGCTTCCCAAAGTACTTTTCTGTCAGCTGCCGTTTTCACAGCGGGATTCCATTTTATGAAATTACCTTTTGTTTTATAATCTTCATCTGTAAACCACAGATGATGTATACAAACCTCAGCCGTTATTTTTTTATCTTCTAATGGGATTTTGTTCGTAAACAACTCCATTTCTTTAGCAGTCGAAAGATGGAAAATATGCAAACGGGCACCTGTCTTTTTGGCTAAAGCCACTGCTTTAGACGACGAAATATAACAGGCCTCAGCACTTCTGATTAAATGATGCGCCGTTACCGGAATATCATCACCATACTGCTCTTTGTACAAGGCCAAATTGTTTTGAATAGTTGTTTCATCTTCGCAGTGCACCGCAATTAACATTGACGTACTTGAAAATATTTTCTCTAAAGTGGCTTCATTATCCACCAACATATTTCCGGTTGAAGAACCTAAAAATATTTTTATTCCTGCAACATTTTTTGGATTCGTTTTTAAAACTTCTTCCAGGTTATCATTGGTAGCTCCCATCATAAACGAATAGTTCGCATATGATTTTACGGCAGCAATTTGATATTTATCTTCCAGTATTTCCTGAGTAACAGCATTTGGCACCGTATTAGGTTGCTCGATAAAAGAGGTAATTCCTCCTGCAACTGCAGCTCTGGATTCTGACTCAATATCTCCTTTGTGTGTTAACCCCGGTTCTCTAAAATGTACCTGATCATCGATCGCACCCGGAATCAAATAACTTCCTTCGGCATCAATCACTTTACAATCCGATGATTTTAAACTGATGCTGTCTGAAATTTCAACAATTAAGTCGTCTTCGATCAATACATCACCTTCAAAAATGGATCCTTCGTTTACAATTTTAGCGTTCTTTATTAAAATTCTGTTCATCACCGTGACTTTATAAAGTATTGAATAATTTTTTTAATCGAAGTGTTATTACACCCAGAATTGCTTCTTTTATAATGGCGTTGCTCATTTTCGAAACCCCTTTGGTACGATCCGTAAAAATGATCGGAACTTCGGTAATTTCAAATTTAGCACAATACGTTCGATATTTCATTTCGATTTGAAAAGCATAACCAACAAATTTAATTTTGTCGAGTTTTATCTTTTCTAAAACTACTCTTTTATAGCAGATAAAACCTGCTGTAGCATCATGAATTTTCATTCCGGTAATAAATTTGACATACACGGAAGCAAAGTAAGACATCAAAACACGGCTTAGTGGCCAGTTTACGACATTTACACCTTTTACATATCGTGATCCGATAGCTAAATCGGCACCACCAAAATGACAGGCGTCGTACAACTTTTCGAGATCGTTTGGATTATGAGAAAAATCGGCATCCATCTCAAATATAAACTCATATTTGCGCTCTAAAGCCCATTTGAAACCATGAACATAAGCGGTTCCTAAACCTGATTTTTTGGCTCTTTTTTCTAAAAACAATCTATCGGGATATTCTTCCTGCAGTGCAATTACTTTATTCGCAGTAAAATCCGGCGAATTATCGTCAATAATTAAAAGATGAAAAGGTTTATGTTGAGAAAGTACAGCTCTAACTATACTTTCTATGTTTTCAATTTCGTTATAAGTGGGAATTATGACAATACAATCATTCATTTTTCTGGGTAATTTCACCGCAAAAGTAAACTTTTTATGCCATTTGATTCACAATAAATTTATAATAAAAGTATTGATCCAAAAAATTACTAATTTTGCAACGTTATGATTGAACAACTTCATCCCCGAATTATCGAAAACAAAGACTGGGCGACACTTTTATTTGTGTTGGCTTTTGCTCTTGTTGCCATTACTAAATCAGCATATGAATCCCGATTTAGCGAATTCAGCAAGCTTATTTTCTCTGATAAATATGCCAAAATCTATCGGGATTCAAGTAATCTGAAAGGCAGCTTTATTGTTGGTTTGTTTTTTGTGCAGATTATTTCGTTTTCTTTTTTCATTCAGCTTACGATGCATACTTTTGGATATGCCTCAAAAACGGACTGGGTTTTATTCATTCAAATTGCCACTTTTTTATTATATTTTATTCTGGCAAAATATTTAATCGAAAAAATCGTTGCTACTTCATTCAATATTGAAGATTTTATAGACCTTCTTAACTTACAAAAAGCAACATACCGTACGTATATTGGTGTTTTAATCCTTCCTTTTAATGCGGTTTTGTTTTATTATGACAACATTCCGAAAAGTGTACCACTAGCAATCATCGGTGTTTCACTGTGTATAAGTCTATTCTCCTATTTTATTTCGATTAAAACGCATCAAAATATAATAATCAGCAAGTTATTTTATTTTATTTTATATCTTTGCGCTCTTGAAATAGCCCCTTATTATTTCATCTATTATTGGATTACAAAAGAGGCGGCTTAGTAAAAGTTTATAATATGAAAGTGAAAACAATTTTGGTGTCACAGCCTGAACCTAAAGTGGAGAATTCTCCTTACTTTGAGCTCCAACAAAAACACAAAATAAAAATTGATTTCAGACCATTTATTCATGTGGAAGGGGTTAGCGCAAAAGAGATTCGATTACAAAAAATCGATCTTAATCATTATACTGCGATTATTTTGACAAGCAGAAATGCCGTGGATCATTTTTTCAGAGTAGCCGATGAAATGCGTTATAAAGTACCTGAAGGACTGAAATATTTTTGCCAGTCTGAAGCAGTTGCGTTTTACTTACAAAAATATGTAGTGTACAGAAAACGTAAAATTTATGTAGGCGCAAAAGATTTTGCAGATTTATCTCCATTAATTAAAAAGTACAAAGACGAAAAGTTCTTACTTCCGGCTTCTGACCAATTAAATGCAGATGCACCCGTTACTTTAAACAATTTAAAAGTAGACTGGACTCAGGCCATTTTTTACAGAACCGTAATGAGCGACTTATCTGATTTAGCAGACGTTTATTATGATGTCTTAGCCTTTTTTAGCCCAACAGGAATCAAATCTTTGTTTAAAAACTTCCCTGATTTTAAACAAAACGAAACCCGAATTGCTGTTTTTGGAAGCACCACTCAAAAAGAAGCTTTAGATTATGGCTTAAGAATTGATATTCTTGCTCCAACTCCTGAAACTCCTTCTATGACAATGGCTTTGGAAAAATACATCAACGAAGCAAACAAAGGAAAATAACCTTTTAGAATATACAATATAAAAATTTCAAATTCCAAATTCCAAATTCCAACTTAACTGTTGGGATTTGGAATTTTCTTTTTTACAGCATTTTAACTACATTTGGTTTCTATTCAAAACCCAAAACACTAATTATAGTTTCAAATTGCAAATTATGAAAATCAACTCCCTCTTAATTGAAATTGACGGTATCGATAAAGAAATCCTTCGTTATTTAATGGATGATGCGCGAAAACCCATTTTACAAATCGCCAATAAAATAGGCATTTCGGGAGCCGCGATCCATCAGCGTTTGAAAAAACTGGAACAATCGGGTGTCATTTCGGGATCAAAATTTATTGTAAATCCAAAAGTATTAGGTTACAACACTATGGCTTTTGTGGGGGTATATCTAGACAAAGCCTCTCGAAATTCTGAAGCCGTAAAAGATCTAAAAAAAATCCCCGAAGTTTTGGAATGCCATTACACAACCGGAAACTGGTCCGTATTAATAAAAATCATTTGTCGCGATAACGAACATTTAATGCAGCTTTTAAACACCAAAATTCAAGCCATTGAAGGCGTTTCCAGAACAGAAACCTTTATATCCTTAGACCAACAAATTGACCGACAGATACAACTTTGAGGTTAAATTCTAAAATTCCAAATTCCAAATTCCAAATTTGTTGGGATGAATTAAACCCGACAGGTTTTAAAAACCTGTCGGGTTGTTTTTTTAATTGGAATTTGGGATTTTAGAATTTGGAATTTATTTTTTAAAATTTAATCCCTCCTGTTACTTCCGGAATAAATAGAGATATAGTACAGCAACGTTGCAATTGAACCGAGCGCTGCTACTACATAAGTTCGTGCAGCCCATTTTAAGGCATCTTTTGCTCCCGCCTGCTCTTCTTGTGTCAGCATATGTTTATTCTCTAACCAAGCCAGCGCTCGATTGCTTGCGTCATATTCTACAGGCAAAGTAACGATCGCAAATAAAGTTGTTGATGCAAATACGATAATCCCGATAAGCAATAATTGTGGAAAAATATTAATCATCAATATCCCCGCCAGCAAAATCCATTGCATATAACTGGATGCTACATTAACAATCGGGACTAATGTGGAACGCATCGTCAACATTTGATAACCGATAGCGTGTTGTACTGCGTGACCGCATTCGTGCGCCGCGACCGCAGCTGCAGCAGCATTGCGATGACTATATACTGCTTCGCTTAAATTTACCGTTTTATCCGATGGATTATAATGATCGGTTAACTGTCCGGGTGTCGAAATAACACGTACGTCAGTTATACCGTTATCGGCCAGCATTTTTTCAGCAATTTCAGCACCACTCATTCCATTTCTTAATTGTAGCCTTGAATAAAGTTCAAATTTACTTTTCAGCTTTGAGCTTACCATCCAGCTAAGCAACATTATGACTCCTGC is a window from the Flavobacterium cupriresistens genome containing:
- a CDS encoding NAD-dependent epimerase/dehydratase family protein; this translates as MVLVTGGTGLVGSHLALHLIENGETVRAIYRNPNKIEKTKAVFELYKKADLFEKIEWLEADILDIPSLEIAFIGIEYVYHCAAFISLDPKDEDLLRKTNIEGTANMVNFSIAKQIKKFCFVSSIAALGDLAAHETTITEETEWNPEKPHSDYAISKYGAEMEVWRGLQEGLEVIILNPGVILGPIPTTKTSEQGSAEFYTRVAKGLPFYTLGSTGFITVNDVVKIAFELMKSSIKNERFTLIAENIVFRDILNTIADSLKVKRPNIHAKPILLTIAWLADGIFSTLFFKKRSITKATLKASYSKNLYSNEKTKTALGTVFLDVHQYVKDVSKL
- a CDS encoding DUF4296 domain-containing protein, translating into MKNFIILTLVLFLSVSCEKELVKQPKGLIEKEKMLDIMYDLSILEAVKYQHPLSLDSIDANQKRFVLQKYKVDSLQFAQSNIYYAADYEGYKDMFDAIAKRLEKNQRAADSLAKIDEKKAIKKKKQEEKLRKLNPELKEAMPAKANIDSIKTAMHARRIRQTR
- a CDS encoding dihydroorotase; this translates as MNRILIKNAKIVNEGSIFEGDVLIEDDLIVEISDSISLKSSDCKVIDAEGSYLIPGAIDDQVHFREPGLTHKGDIESESRAAVAGGITSFIEQPNTVPNAVTQEILEDKYQIAAVKSYANYSFMMGATNDNLEEVLKTNPKNVAGIKIFLGSSTGNMLVDNEATLEKIFSSTSMLIAVHCEDETTIQNNLALYKEQYGDDIPVTAHHLIRSAEACYISSSKAVALAKKTGARLHIFHLSTAKEMELFTNKIPLEDKKITAEVCIHHLWFTDEDYKTKGNFIKWNPAVKTAADRKVLWEALNDGRIDVIATDHAPHTKEEKKQPYLNAPSGGPLVQHAVVAMFEAHHQGKISIEKIVEKMCHNPAKIFKIEKRGFIKEGYFADLVIVNPSLPWSVNADNILAKCGWSPFEGFVFRSRITHTFVNGELVYNNFKVKDLRNGKRLLFDR
- a CDS encoding polyprenol monophosphomannose synthase, whose protein sequence is MNDCIVIIPTYNEIENIESIVRAVLSQHKPFHLLIIDDNSPDFTANKVIALQEEYPDRLFLEKRAKKSGLGTAYVHGFKWALERKYEFIFEMDADFSHNPNDLEKLYDACHFGGADLAIGSRYVKGVNVVNWPLSRVLMSYFASVYVKFITGMKIHDATAGFICYKRVVLEKIKLDKIKFVGYAFQIEMKYRTYCAKFEITEVPIIFTDRTKGVSKMSNAIIKEAILGVITLRLKKLFNTL
- a CDS encoding DUF4271 domain-containing protein, which gives rise to MIEQLHPRIIENKDWATLLFVLAFALVAITKSAYESRFSEFSKLIFSDKYAKIYRDSSNLKGSFIVGLFFVQIISFSFFIQLTMHTFGYASKTDWVLFIQIATFLLYFILAKYLIEKIVATSFNIEDFIDLLNLQKATYRTYIGVLILPFNAVLFYYDNIPKSVPLAIIGVSLCISLFSYFISIKTHQNIIISKLFYFILYLCALEIAPYYFIYYWITKEAA
- a CDS encoding uroporphyrinogen-III synthase encodes the protein MKVKTILVSQPEPKVENSPYFELQQKHKIKIDFRPFIHVEGVSAKEIRLQKIDLNHYTAIILTSRNAVDHFFRVADEMRYKVPEGLKYFCQSEAVAFYLQKYVVYRKRKIYVGAKDFADLSPLIKKYKDEKFLLPASDQLNADAPVTLNNLKVDWTQAIFYRTVMSDLSDLADVYYDVLAFFSPTGIKSLFKNFPDFKQNETRIAVFGSTTQKEALDYGLRIDILAPTPETPSMTMALEKYINEANKGK
- a CDS encoding Lrp/AsnC family transcriptional regulator; the encoded protein is MKINSLLIEIDGIDKEILRYLMDDARKPILQIANKIGISGAAIHQRLKKLEQSGVISGSKFIVNPKVLGYNTMAFVGVYLDKASRNSEAVKDLKKIPEVLECHYTTGNWSVLIKIICRDNEHLMQLLNTKIQAIEGVSRTETFISLDQQIDRQIQL
- a CDS encoding zinc metallopeptidase, with product MGYGYIIIAGVIMLLSWMVSSKLKSKFELYSRLQLRNGMSGAEIAEKMLADNGITDVRVISTPGQLTDHYNPSDKTVNLSEAVYSHRNAAAAAVAAHECGHAVQHAIGYQMLTMRSTLVPIVNVASSYMQWILLAGILMINIFPQLLLIGIIVFASTTLFAIVTLPVEYDASNRALAWLENKHMLTQEEQAGAKDALKWAARTYVVAALGSIATLLYYISIYSGSNRRD